Sequence from the Acidobacteriota bacterium genome:
GAAGACCGCCATGCGTCACGCAATTAAAGGCCGCAAGCTGGGGCGTACGTCCCAGCACCGCATCGCCATGTTCCGCAACCAGCTGGCCGCGCTGTTGGAGCATGAGCGCATCACCACTACCCTGGCCAAGGCCAAGGATCTGCGCCCCGTCGCCGAGAAGCTGATCACCCGCGGCCGGCAGGACACCGTCCATGCTCGCCGTCAGGTGCGCAAGTGGCTCCCCAACCGGGACCACGTGAGCAAGCTCTTTGACGACATCAGCCCGCGGTTCAAGGACCGCGACGGCGGCTACCTGCGGATCATCAAGCTCGGCCCTCGCCAAGGCGATGCCGCCGAGATGGCGATCCTCGAATTCGTCGACTACGAGTTCCAGGCTGAGGCAGCGGGCGAGTAGGAGCTGTCATGTTCTCCTCAGATTGGTGGGAAGGCGGACGGATCTCCTGTAAGGAGGCCTCAGGCCCGCACGCTCGGAGTTTGGAGAGCTGCGGGCCCGTGTCTTCCTCGTCAGGAACGTTCTCCGAGGGTGCAACCCTGGGAAGGCTTCCTATGATGCTGAGTCTCGCAAGGCGCAGCAGGGCAGGGCTTCGCCTGGCGTGCGCTGGACTCTCGGTGTTGGCTTTGCTGGTCACAGGATGTCAGCTCAACACTCGAGCGTCCGGCCTCGAGGTGCCGACCGATAGCAAGGTGGCCGAAGAGCGTCCGCTCGAAGAGTTGCTAGCGCAGACCATCACCGTGAGTGCGGAGGAGATCAGCGCCGAGACTCTCGCTGAGATGCTGTCCGATCAGCTGGGCGCGCCGGTCGCGGTGATTCTTCGAGACGGTCCTCAGAAGATTTCGGTGGACTTCAAAGAGATCGCCGCTGCGGAGCTGCTGGAAGTGCTCTCCCAGCGGGGGGCCGCTGGAGTCGCCTCCAACGGCCAGATCTTCTTGCGCGCTGAGGATATCGATGCTGGTCAGCTCTCAGGGGCCTTGACCCCCTTGCTCGGCGCCACGGTGTCTATGTCCGATGAGAGCGAGGTGCAACGAGCCACCTTCGAGCTCAAGAGGGTGCCGATGGATCGTGCCCTGGAGGTTCTCGGTCGTCGCTTCGGCAGTATCACCCTCGATGCCTGACCGTAGGCCTGAAGTGGCACCCGGGTTCACGAAGCACGTTTCTTGCTCCTCAAGAGAGTGTTTTGCGCGCTTTGAGGCTATTTCGAGCTGATTTTGGAGACTTTTTTCGCGATTTCACCGAGAACGGGCTAGTCTGCGGTAGACTAAGAGAATCAACTTGCTCTACAATTAACGCCATCTTCACGAGTAGTGTCCCCCCCGGGCATTGGGTAGGAGAAGAGGAACCTCAAGTGCTGGAAGAGCCTCATCGCTGTCGAGCTGCTGGCTGCTATCTAGCTGCTTCTTCTTTTGGAGCCATTGAGTACGGACTCTTTACAGATCTCATCGTAGATTGAGAACCGGCCGAGACGACCTGAAAATGGACACTGCTCATCCCAGACTCAACGCCTCGGCTACCCGCCCCGCCCACTCTGTCACCAGCTTTTTCGACTCGACCACCAGTACAACTCATCAAGAGCTGTGGTCCCTCGTGAAAGACCCGCGAGGACAGAGCAGACGGAGTACTGGCCCAAGCCAACGTTACCGAGCCTTCACCGCCCCCTTCGCTCCCCCCGAAAGCCTCCCCTCCTCCCCCCGGCAGCATCTTCCTCCTCTCGGCTCTCTCTCTCGACTTCCACTGGCTCCTGTGAATATTTCCATAGCCGGCAGCGCCCCGTGTGGGCTTCTTGGCCGGTTGACCCAGACCCGAAACTTCTCGCAAAGCTAGTTGCTGGCTCTACCCAATTCATGGAGAACAAAGCATGAAACCTCAATCTCTTGTCATTTTCTGCGGCGTAGTCTTCTTCGCCCTTTTCGGTACTCTTTCCGTTTCAGCAGAGGCCTGCTCGTGCAAAGCTCCAAACAACAGCTGCGAGACTAGCAACAGCTGCGATGCGGACGGGTGTTATGCGTACTGCTACGAGACTAGCTGCATCTCTCGTTGTGTGAAGGATGCCGAGGACCTGACCGCCGGCGGCACGACCTTCGGCCCTCAGGGACTTCGTACCGGCCCAGCCTTCCAGGGCCCGCAACCCTCTGATCTACGCTACCAGTCGGTGACGCTGCAATTTGACACGGCCAGAAGTGGGGACGTCGCTGCGTACCTCAGTTCGGAGCTCGGCGCCCAGGTGTCTTTCACCACTCAGGACAGCGATGAGCTGGTGACCATCGACGCGAAGAATCTACCCGCAGGAGAGGTCATCAGGCTTCTTGGTACTCGCGGCGGGGTGGGCATCGCCAGCGGCGGAAAGATCCACCTGGTAGCGAACAATCTGTCGGCGAGCCAGGTTTCCGACTTGCTCACCGAGAGCTTGGGGCTGGCGGTAGAGTTCGTGCCGGAGAATGCAACCCGAGCGATCAACCTCGACATCAAGGGTGCGCCCATCGAAGGTGTGCTGGCAGCTCTCGCCGAGAAAGGCCAGGTTCAGTTTTCTGCCTCTCACTAGAGAGAACTGCAGAGCGAGGCGAGCATGCGGAGGTGTTGACACCTCCCCTTTTGCTCTTACGCTAGAACAGCGAGGGATCCTAGAACCCCTTGTAGCTCAACAGGTCTCACCAACTGTCTCAGAGGATCTCCGGCTTCGATCAGCTTAGCGACCAGCCGGAGGCTAATTCTGCTTTTGGGTGCCTGCCTTATCGCTAGTGAATGCCTAATTCTTACTTGCGATATAAGGCATTCTGGCCTAGTCTTAGGGCAACTTTCGGCTAAGCGTTCTCTTGCCCGCAGCTAATAGGGCCGCAGAGCTTTCCTCTTCGTCTCCTCGATATTTTGTGCGTGAGTCGTCTGAAGAGAGGGACGCTCTTGGGCTTTGCTGTACCGTGGGTGAAATTCGGGGATAACTTTTGAAATGCATTGAACGATGTGCAACGGAGAAATCTCATGCGATTTGTCAACGTAACTGCGATGCTTGTCTTTGGATTGGTTGTTTCTATGCCTGTTTGGGGAGATAGCTGTAGCTGTAGCTCTCCCAGTGGCAGCTGTAGCGTAAGCGTCTCTTGTGAGTTCGGGTGCTGGAGCTTCTGCGGCGGCGATCTTTGCGAGGCGGAATGCGTCAGCCACAAGGGGCCGAGGAATGACCCGCCCGGGCTCGTGGGGGGGATTGGCAACGAGCCTCAGAGCATTGCAGCTACGGGGGCGCCCGTAGGAGAAATCTCAGACCAAATGGTCGAGCTGAGCATGACCGAGGGGACCGCAGGCGACCTGGCCTTTATGGCTGGGAATGAGCTTGGCTCGCCGCTAGCTTTTATCCCGAATGAAGCGAATCAAGAAGTCTTCGGACTCTCCGAGGCGCTTTCCGTGAACCGGATCATCGGACTCCTGGGGCAACGAGGTGGTGCAGGCCTGGCCAGTGGAGGAGAGATTCACGTCGAGGCTCGCAACGTGACGGGGGCTCATTTGTCGGATTTGTTGTCGAGCGCTTTGGGTGTCGACTTGGAGTTCTATCCGAACGTTCCTGGACAGCGCTTGAGCCTCACTATGAAACAGGTGCCGATCGGCCTAGCGATCCGGATTCTGTCGGAGCATGGCCAGCTACGGCTCGCCAGGTAGGACACACACGGGCGACGGCTTAGAACTGGACTTCCTGTCTGGTTCCTACGAAGACTGTCTTGGTCTGGACCTTTGACGCTCCATTGACCAGCGCGATCTCCAACCTCGTAGCGGTCAATGGCGTGTCCTTTGGGATCTCTGGGTGCTTTTCGGCCTCGAAGGCGAACTCGATTCGCTTCTGCTCCTCTCCGGGGAGCTTCCAGATATCGATCTCCTGCTCGGTCGCAAGCAGCGGAAACTCATGTACTTTCCCTTTCCCGTCTTCGAAGAACAGCGTTGCTCGAACTAGGTAGCCCTCCTGCTTGAGAGGGTTCGAGAAGAACACGGCTCGGTGAATCGTACCTGCACGAGTCCACGACTCTCCTTCAGTTACTTTGATTCTCTTATCAAGCCGGTCGTAGGTGCTGTAGGCAAACGTGACCACGGCTATTCCTGCCAGGAGCAGGGTCGCCAGACTTTGAAGCGTCGGCAGGTGCCGGAGCCAACGGGACTGTCTCCGGTCGCAATGGGTGCAAACTCTTGCGTCTTTCGGGATCGGCTTCTTGCAGAGGATGCAGGGTTTGGTTTCCCCCAGAGGGACGGAGCTCTTCCCGTAGGCTCCTTCTGTTGGGGCCTGGCCTGCTGTAGAGGGAGCCTCCGAGGGCTTCGCTGCGGTAGGTGATCCTCCCGGCCCTTCGACAGGAGGGCTGGCGGCGGCTCCAACTTCCCTCGGATCCGCGGGTACCTCCCCGCTGGGCGGGCTTTCGGGAGATTTCTCGTCGGGCATTGCAGATCTCCTCTGATCTCCGGAGGCAGGTCTTCTCTCACTGCTGCGGTTTCTGGTTGCTTCTGAGCATCTTAGCAGTTGTGGTCTGGTGCCGATGCTCCTCTCCTCTTCCTCCGAGTAGTAAACTCAGGCCTTCCGGAATTCGTGCTCTGCGGTCTTACAGCCCGTGGATGCCTAGCTGTTTGGAAGGGTGATTCATCTCGGTGAGAATCGGCATTGCAAAGAGGGTGGTCTTTGCCTCCGTGGTGTTGCTGCTGACCCTTCTCCTCCTTGAAGCTCTCTCCTGGCTTCCCGGCCGCGCCGAGCTGCCGGATCCTCTGATTTCGGAGTCGAATCCGGAGTGGCGGGAGTCGCGGGTCTATGATCCGCTGCTCTTTTGGGCCCTGCAGCCGGGGTATCGGGGGGAGGAGATCGAGCAGGTCAATGCTCTGGGGCTGCGGGGACCGGAAGTCGGGGCGAAGGAGTCGGGGGAGTTGCGGATCCTCTCGCTGGGGGAGTCCACGACCTTCGGCGCCAAGGTCGCCTACGAGGAGAGCTATTCGGCAGTCCTGCAGCAAGAGTTGGGCCGCTGCGCGCCTCCGGGACGGATCGTGCGCGTGATCAACGCCGGCGTACCGGGATACTCGCTCTTCCAGGGCGTGACCTATTTGGAGCATCGGGGGCTGGAGCTCGATCCGGATCTCGTGCTCTTCTATTTCGGCTACAACGACTTTCTCAAGGTCAGCTATCGCGCCATGCGCGACGCCGGCGCCGAGGCCGAGGGGGCGCGGCTGACGGATCGGGAGATCTTCGAGCGGCGGCAGCGCTGGCCGGTGCGGGCGTCAGAGGCGCTAGCGGAGCACAGCAATCTCTATCGCTGGATGTTGGTGGTGAGCGGCGCCGCGGAGCCGGCACCGCGGGTCAAGGTGGATCGTAGCCTGGTGCGAGTGCCGGCGGAGGATCGCCGGGAGCTCTTCGGCCGGGCTTTGGGGCTCTGCCGGGAGCGGGGAATCACCCCTGTGATAGTGGTGCCGTGGTACCGTCGCTTTCATCGCCACGAGGCTCTGCTGCGCCAGCTGGCGGAGGAGCACGGCGTGGTTACCGTCGATCTTCCCGCCCGCTTCGCCGATTTGCCGGAGCCGCGGCACGCTTATTTTCTCGACCGAGTTCACCCCAACCCGGAGGGGCATCGGCGAATGGCAGCGGCTATGGCTGAGGCCCTGGTGGCGAAGCTGGGAGACGCCTGGCAGCGCCGCTGCCCACCAAAGCCGCCAATGGAGCTCGAGCCGGAGCCACAAGAGTTGGCCCCGCTGGATTAGCCGGCTTCATCGATCCCTTCAGTTTCCGCGCCAAGAACCACAACCTCCAGTCGATGCTCCCCCGAGGGCAGAGCCGATTCCGGTAGCAGCACCGAGAAGCGCTGATGCCCTGCTTCGTAGACATAGGAGCGGACGGTGGCCTCGATGAAGCCGTCGACGGCCACCGCCAGGGTGCGCGACGCCGCATCGTCCTTCGGGGTAAAGACAGCTCCCCGGACCAATAGGGGAATCGTTCCGGAAGCGGGATCGAAAAAGAGAGTGCGCTGGTCTCCGTCGGCGCCGTCGAGAATCACTCGGTCCTCCCCAGTGGCCTTGTCGGTGACTGCGAGCGCTGAGCTCAAAGGCCTGCCGATGAGGTGAGCCCGGGGTGCTGCCTTGCGGTGCAGCGCATGGGGCTCGGCGCCGCTGCCAAAGGTGGCGAGCTTCCAGGTCAACACCGTCTCCAGCTCGTCGTCGAGGCTGTCCGGCAGCTCGATCCATCGATCGTCGTCCAGGGCCTTGCGGTTGCGGGTCTCCGGCAGCTGTGAAAGGGGAATTCCCTGGAGCTTCCAGCGCCCGGCTTGCCGCACGGAATCCAGCACCCCCAACTCCTCGAGAACGGTGGGTACGACGTCCAGGGAAGAGGCAGGCCGGTCGACCACTTCACCCTCCTGCTGCCCCGGCCGTTTGACAAATAGGGGGACGAGAACCCACTCGGCCAGAGAGAGGCGCTCCTCGCCGGTGATCTCATCCATTTCCAGATAGCGCAGCCCATGGTCGGCGGTGACCACCAACAGGGCTTGATCGAGCACGCCGGTGCGGCGCAGGTGCTCGAGCATCTCGGTGATCAGCCGGTCGACCAGCAGCAACTGCACCAGGTAGCGGCGGTAGACGTACTCCATGCGCCCGCCATAGTCCTGGCGTCGGAGCTGGAGCACCGGGGTAACCCGCTGGTAGTCGAGACCGCTGGCGGTGAATTCGTAGGGTCGATGGGGCAGGTGGCTGTGGTTGAAGTAGAAGGTACGGGAGCTCTGCGGCCCGAGGGTGTCGAGGAAGGCGCGAAACTGGGTGGGATGGTCGCCGACGGAACGCCCAGCGCCGCCCCCGAAACGCAGCCAATCCTGGTCGATGGGAGGTAGGGATTGGGCGTAGGGCTGGGGCAGGATCAAATGCAGGTAAACGATGCCCAGGTCTTCCAGCAGGATTCCCCAGCCATCATCGCGGTAGACGCGGGTCGGATCCTCACAGCCCACGGGGCAGAGGGAGGTGAAGATCTCGCTGACCACCCGCCGATGGCTGCCTTCCAGGAAGGAGAGGAGGGTTTGGGGATAGCCCTCTGGAGTCGGCAGGGCGTCGGGGTCGGGGTAGCGTCCGGAGAGCAGCGCCGGCACCGCCACCTCGGTGCGGGCGGCCACCGCCGTGGTGTTGCGGTACCAGCTGCTGATCTCGGCGAGGGCCGCAAAGCCGGGAAAGCGCTGAGCATCGATGCGCTGATCGGCATCGAGGAGGCTCTGTAGCGAGAGCTCGTCGAAGAGGATCACGATGACGGGATGGTCTTCGATGGGCTCGGCTTCCGCCCCCGCTTTCACCCACTCGGAGTCCGCGGCCGCCGGGGCGCGGAGCGCCGGATTGCCGATGAGGAAATAGGCCGGCAGCACCAAGAGGCTGATGGAGAGGAAGGAGAGGAAGCTGCGGACCTCCTCGAATTCCAGATAGAGATAGGCGAGACCTCCGGCGAGGAGGGCGGCGAGAGCTGGCAGGATCGGCCCCGGCAGGGCAGCGCGAGTTTCGTCGCCGAAGGCGAAGAGGAGCAGCGCGACGAGGGGGATGGCGAGGAGCAGGCCCTCGACCCACCGCTGGGGCCGGCGGGGGAGCTCCTGGGCGGCGATGCGCAGGAGGATCGAAGGGAGTGGTGGCAGCACCATCAAGACGATGGCGAGGAGGAGGAGCTTGGTCCCGTGGAGGCCACGGACGACGAAGAACTCGGGATGCTGGGCGAGAACCGAGAAGAGCGGTTGGGCCACCGCCAGTGAGTAGACGGTGAACAGGTGGATAGAAAACCGGAACAGGTCGAGCCTCGGGGAGGGTAGGCGCTGGGGAGCCGGGCGCTTTGGGGAGTAGGCCATGCGGAGTTTGCCGCGATACGGCGGCCGGTGAGAGGCTCGTGCGGTGCCTCAGCCTCGGGGCCGGGCGTGGTAGAGAGTGCGGGTTCCGCCGGTGAGGGTCTTTGTCTCCGCGATTTCGAACCGCTGCTCCAGCTGGGATTCGAAGCTCTGCCGATGGTAGGCGTCGTGGGGTTCGATCTTGGGCCTCAGCAGCGTCTGCACCATGGGATCCTCGCGGTGTGGGAATTCGATGATCAGCTCGCCCCTTAGGTCCCGCAGCCATTCCAAGATCTCCGCCAGGGGGATCGATGCGGTGATGGCCAGGTGGTGCACCAGCGCCAGGCAGAGGATCGCCTCCGGCTTGCCCTGGGATTGTTGGCCTCGCTGGTCCAGCGCCGCCCGCTCCCGGCCGCGCCAGCCGAGGGCGGGGGAGGGTTGGGAGAGGTCCATCACCAGCGGCACGATGGTGCCGGAGCCCCGCTGCCGGAGTTTCTGGTAGAAGCGCTCGATGGCCAGCTCGTCACCATCCAGAGCCACCACCAGATCGGCGTGGCGGGCGGCGATCTCCGAGAAAGCACCGGTGTTGCAGCCCAGATCCCACACGCTGCGCCAGCGGCGGCGCTCCAGCACCCCGTCGACGAAGCCTTCCTTCTCCCGCCGCTCCTGCTCCGCATAGCTACACTCCTCGGCGTAGTCGGCCCATGGGGAGCCGCCGGCGCGCCAGCGCAGCCGCTCCACCTGCCGGCGGAGGCGAGCGACGTTGGCCTGGATCATCTCGCGCTTGAAGCCCGTGCTGCGCAGCTCGCCTTGGACGTCGCGGTGGGTGTGGGCGAAGCGCCGAATCATCCGCGCCTGCAGCCAGCCGTGGATCATCACCCCGGGACGCAGCCGATCCCGCCAGGACATGAGGGCGATGATCTCCGCCGGTGAGATGCCCTGGAGGTTGGAGCGCAGCAGGCCCTGGAAGGGAAAGTCCTTGTACGCCCGCAGCCAGAGCGGGAAGAGGAAGAGCTGGCAGAACTGGCGATAGCCGACCCAGACGTCCCCCTCTTTCCAGGGTTCGAAGGAGCCGACATCGATGAAGCAAGGCTGCACCCCCAGCCATTGGATGTTGTAGGGACTGGCATCCTTGAGGGAAAAACCCGCTTCCAAGGCTTCGTGGAGGAGCTCCAGCTGCAGCAGCGCAGCGTCCCGCAACATGCCGAAGCTCCACTCGTAGGGATAGGAGATCCACGGTAGGAGCCGGTGCTCGAGGGCCCCTTTCCAGCGCTCGGCTTTGAACTCGAACGGCAGCTCGCTCAGCGGCACCTCTCGAGTCTCCACGAGGCGCCCGTCCTGGTTCGCCCGGGCGAAGAGCTCCGAGGCTGCAAAGGCGCGCCAAGACTCGAGAGCAGTGGCGTCGAGAAGTCGATAGACCGCATCGTCGTGGCGCAGGACGCGGTTGCTGGGATCGCGGAACGAGCCTGGATCGAACCTTCCGTCGATGCCAGCTGGATCAGGCTCAGGGGCCGCAGCGGAGGTGGGCTCAGTCAGGAGCCTGCTCCTGCGCCTGTTCCCGGCGGGTACCGGGGCGGAAAAAGTCCCGGATCCGGTGCCAGACGAGCTTGAAGAAGAGAGCGGCTCCGGCAATGCCGCCGAGGAGCAGCTGCAGGAACATGCTGCCGGAAGCGGGATCGAGGTAGGCGTAGGCCGGCCATGCAGCGGTCAACAGCCACAGGCCGGCGACGACCACGAGGAAGCTCGGTGAGAGCCGACGACGGGCAGGGTCTCGGGTAGGCATGAGGCGACACCTCTCAAGGTGGGTGGGGCTCGGGTATCGGCTGAACTTCAGAGCTTACCAAGGGGCTTCGAGGCTTGCCAAGGTGCGAGGGGGGCGAGCCTTTTCCAGGCCTCCCTTTTCCGTTAGTCTGAGAAGCTCGTGAACACAGCCTAACTCGGCACCGAGGCCGAGGGTGGCAAATTGTTGGATGGACAGGTCGAATCGAGGATATCCGGGATGAGCAAGCGAGGAGAGACCACGGGAGATGCCGTTGCGACGGTGCCGGGAGGCCGCTCCGATTTCATCCGCGACAAGGTGACGGCGGATCTGGAGAGTGGCAAATACGAGGGGCGGGTGGTGACTCGCTTTCCGCCGGAGCCCAACGGCTACTTGCACATCGGTCACGCCAAGGCCATCTGCCTGAGCTACGGGCTGGCGGAGGAGTTCGGCGGGCGCTACCACCTGCGTTTCGACGACACCAATCCCACCACCGAGGACATGGAGTACGTCGAGTCCATCCAGCGCGACATTCACTGGCTGGGCTTCGACTGGGGCGAGCATCTGTACTTCGCGTCGGATTACTTCCAGCAGTTTTACGACTTCGCGGTGCAGTTGGTGAAGGACGGCAAGGCCTACGTCGACAGCCAGAGCTTGGAGGAGATGCGGGCGGCCCGGG
This genomic interval carries:
- a CDS encoding SGNH/GDSL hydrolase family protein, translated to MVFASVVLLLTLLLLEALSWLPGRAELPDPLISESNPEWRESRVYDPLLFWALQPGYRGEEIEQVNALGLRGPEVGAKESGELRILSLGESTTFGAKVAYEESYSAVLQQELGRCAPPGRIVRVINAGVPGYSLFQGVTYLEHRGLELDPDLVLFYFGYNDFLKVSYRAMRDAGAEAEGARLTDREIFERRQRWPVRASEALAEHSNLYRWMLVVSGAAEPAPRVKVDRSLVRVPAEDRRELFGRALGLCRERGITPVIVVPWYRRFHRHEALLRQLAEEHGVVTVDLPARFADLPEPRHAYFLDRVHPNPEGHRRMAAAMAEALVAKLGDAWQRRCPPKPPMELEPEPQELAPLD
- a CDS encoding sulfatase-like hydrolase/transferase; the encoded protein is MAYSPKRPAPQRLPSPRLDLFRFSIHLFTVYSLAVAQPLFSVLAQHPEFFVVRGLHGTKLLLLAIVLMVLPPLPSILLRIAAQELPRRPQRWVEGLLLAIPLVALLLFAFGDETRAALPGPILPALAALLAGGLAYLYLEFEEVRSFLSFLSISLLVLPAYFLIGNPALRAPAAADSEWVKAGAEAEPIEDHPVIVILFDELSLQSLLDADQRIDAQRFPGFAALAEISSWYRNTTAVAARTEVAVPALLSGRYPDPDALPTPEGYPQTLLSFLEGSHRRVVSEIFTSLCPVGCEDPTRVYRDDGWGILLEDLGIVYLHLILPQPYAQSLPPIDQDWLRFGGGAGRSVGDHPTQFRAFLDTLGPQSSRTFYFNHSHLPHRPYEFTASGLDYQRVTPVLQLRRQDYGGRMEYVYRRYLVQLLLVDRLITEMLEHLRRTGVLDQALLVVTADHGLRYLEMDEITGEERLSLAEWVLVPLFVKRPGQQEGEVVDRPASSLDVVPTVLEELGVLDSVRQAGRWKLQGIPLSQLPETRNRKALDDDRWIELPDSLDDELETVLTWKLATFGSGAEPHALHRKAAPRAHLIGRPLSSALAVTDKATGEDRVILDGADGDQRTLFFDPASGTIPLLVRGAVFTPKDDAASRTLAVAVDGFIEATVRSYVYEAGHQRFSVLLPESALPSGEHRLEVVVLGAETEGIDEAG
- the rplQ gene encoding 50S ribosomal protein L17 codes for the protein MRHAIKGRKLGRTSQHRIAMFRNQLAALLEHERITTTLAKAKDLRPVAEKLITRGRQDTVHARRQVRKWLPNRDHVSKLFDDISPRFKDRDGGYLRIIKLGPRQGDAAEMAILEFVDYEFQAEAAGE
- a CDS encoding glutamate--tRNA ligase family protein, whose amino-acid sequence is MSKRGETTGDAVATVPGGRSDFIRDKVTADLESGKYEGRVVTRFPPEPNGYLHIGHAKAICLSYGLAEEFGGRYHLRFDDTNPTTEDMEYVESIQRDIHWLGFDWGEHLYFASDYFQQFYDFAVQLVKDGKAYVDSQSLEEMRAARGTVTEAGTPSPYRDRSVEENLDLLERMRRGEFPDGAHVLRAKIDMAAANMKMRDPLIYRIRHAHHYRTGDEWTIYPMYDFAHCLSDSIEGITHSLCSLEFENNRE
- a CDS encoding class I SAM-dependent methyltransferase, giving the protein METREVPLSELPFEFKAERWKGALEHRLLPWISYPYEWSFGMLRDAALLQLELLHEALEAGFSLKDASPYNIQWLGVQPCFIDVGSFEPWKEGDVWVGYRQFCQLFLFPLWLRAYKDFPFQGLLRSNLQGISPAEIIALMSWRDRLRPGVMIHGWLQARMIRRFAHTHRDVQGELRSTGFKREMIQANVARLRRQVERLRWRAGGSPWADYAEECSYAEQERREKEGFVDGVLERRRWRSVWDLGCNTGAFSEIAARHADLVVALDGDELAIERFYQKLRQRGSGTIVPLVMDLSQPSPALGWRGRERAALDQRGQQSQGKPEAILCLALVHHLAITASIPLAEILEWLRDLRGELIIEFPHREDPMVQTLLRPKIEPHDAYHRQSFESQLEQRFEIAETKTLTGGTRTLYHARPRG